ATGCCTTCGCCCCGTTTGGCCCGCTGCATGCGCCAGCCCATCAACGGGTACATCGACAGCGGCAGCAACGACGCTTCATGGCCCCAGTATTCGAACAGCGAACGGCGTCGCCCCGAACTCCAGGCAGCCTGGTCGAGCAAGTCAGCAGAATAGGAACCGAGACGGGAAAACAGCGGCAGGTAGTGCGAGCGCACCACGGCATTGACGGAGTCGATCTGCAACAGGCCGAGGCGTTCGATCAGCCGGTTGAGGTGGGCAGCCTTGACGGTAGGCGGCTGGCGCCCGTGAAACCCTTGGGCAGCCAGTGCCAGACGTCGAGCCTGTTTAAGGGAAAAGGACAAAGTCGCGGGCATGTGTACCTCCATGTCTGCTCGCAACCTACCTCACTACAAAGTGGTTTGTGTAGCGATGGCCTCATCATTTATGCATCGGATCGTCCCAGAACGGCCGAATCGCTTCATGTTCGACATCGGCACGGCTGACCCCGATGTCCTTCAACGCTTCGTCGCTCAGACTGGCGAGCAACTCGCGTTCACGGTGAAGTTCGTACCAGCGGCTAAACTTGTGCAACAGATCGGAAACGATATGGCCGGAAAATTTTTCTTCGCCTGCATACTCTCTTTGACCTTTCATCGTGTTGCCTCCTTTTTGGGATGGCTCAAGTCTCGCGCCGGGACTACGATCAATCCAACGAATGTTTCTGATGGCAAGCATCACGGAGATTCATCAATTGTCGGCGTACCCCAGTATCGATACCGATGTGCTGCGCACCTTTGTCGCGATTGCCGATCAGGGCGGTTTCACCCGCGCCGGCGAAATGGTCAACCGCACCCAATCGGCCGTGAGCATGCAGATGAAGCGTCTGGAAGAGGACGTGTTGCAGCGCCAGTTGTTCGAGCGTGACGGGCGTCAGGTGCGCCTCACCGCTGAAGGTCAGGTGTTGCTCGGTTACGCGCGGCGCATCCTGAAATTGCACAGTGAAGTATTCAACACTCTGCGCGAACCGCACATGGTCGGCACGGTGCGGATCGGCACGCCGGACGATTACGTGATGCGCTTTCTGCCGGGGATTTTGTCGCGCTTCGCCCAGTTCTATCCGCTGATCCAGATCGAGGTGCATTGCGAGTCGACCCGACAGTTGCTGCAGCGCACGGACCTGGATCTGTCGATCGTCACCCGCGAGCCGGGCAACGAGATTGGCCAGTTGCTGCGCAAGGAGCGTTTTGTCTGGGCCGAGGCGCAGAATTTCAGCGCCCACGAGCAGACGCCATTGCCGCTGGCGATGTTCAACAGCGATTGCTTCTGCCGCCTGTGGGCCTGCAATGCGCTGGACGCCATGGGCCGCGAATACCGGATTGCCTACAACAGCACCAGCCTGTCGGCATTGATGGCAGTGGTGAGCGCGGGTCTGGCGATCACCGCGCAACTGGAAAGCCTGATAACACCGGATCTGCGGATTCTCGGGGCTGCCGAGGATCTGCCGCTGTTGCCCGAGGCCAGCATCATGCTGATCCGCAACCTGAACAATCCGTCGCCGATCACTGAATGCCTGGCCGAGCACATCGTCGAAGGCTTCAAACTTTAAAGGCGAGCATCACCGCGCACAGCACCAGGAAGCCGCAGAACAGCCCGCGCAGGAGTTTTTCCGGCATCGCGTGGGCAACCTTCACGCCCCAACTGATGCTGGCCAGACCGCCGAGGGCCAGCGGCAGGCCGATCATCCAGTCCACTTCGTGGTGCACCGCGTACGTCACCAGCGTGACACCCGTGCTCGGCAAGGCCAGCGCCAGCGACAAGCCTTGAGCGACCACCTGAGTGGTGCCGAACAGGCTGGTCAGCACCGGCGTCGCCACCACTGCCCCGCCGACCCCGAACAAACCGCCCATGGTTCCCGACGCCGCGCCAAGCACGCCCAGCCACGGCCATGAATAACGCATCTCTGACGTCGCTGCCGGGCGCGCGCCGAACATGCGCACCAGGTTGTAGGCCGACAACGCCACGAGGAACGCGACAAAACCGATGCGCATGGTTTGCGCGTCGATGCCCACGGCCCAGATCGAGCCGATCCACGCAAAACAGAATCCCATCACCGCCAGCGGCAACGCGTGCCGGAGTTCGATGCGGTTGCGCTGGTGATAACGCCACAGCGCCAGCATCACGTTCGGCACCACCATCACCAGCGCCGTGCCTTGGGCGATCTGTTGATCGAGGCCGAACCACACTCCCAGCAGCGGAATGGCGATCAAGCCGCCACCGATGCCGAATATCCCACCCAGGGTGCCAAGGGCGGCGCCAAACAACAGGTACAGCAAAAACTCGATCACAGCAGAATTCCTCATACGTCAGGCGACCCATCCTACGCAGTCGGCGCTGGCACGGAAACGCACAGCAACGCACAATGGCTGTGCCAAATTCGCATAGGCACTGAGCCGATTCATGAACCCCAATCAATTGACCGAACAACTCGGACTGTTTCTCGATGTGCTGGAGAGTGGCAGTTTTTCCGCT
This genomic window from Pseudomonas kribbensis contains:
- a CDS encoding sulfite exporter TauE/SafE family protein; the protein is MIEFLLYLLFGAALGTLGGIFGIGGGLIAIPLLGVWFGLDQQIAQGTALVMVVPNVMLALWRYHQRNRIELRHALPLAVMGFCFAWIGSIWAVGIDAQTMRIGFVAFLVALSAYNLVRMFGARPAATSEMRYSWPWLGVLGAASGTMGGLFGVGGAVVATPVLTSLFGTTQVVAQGLSLALALPSTGVTLVTYAVHHEVDWMIGLPLALGGLASISWGVKVAHAMPEKLLRGLFCGFLVLCAVMLAFKV
- a CDS encoding DUF1127 domain-containing protein; translation: MKGQREYAGEEKFSGHIVSDLLHKFSRWYELHRERELLASLSDEALKDIGVSRADVEHEAIRPFWDDPMHK
- a CDS encoding LysR substrate-binding domain-containing protein; this translates as MSAYPSIDTDVLRTFVAIADQGGFTRAGEMVNRTQSAVSMQMKRLEEDVLQRQLFERDGRQVRLTAEGQVLLGYARRILKLHSEVFNTLREPHMVGTVRIGTPDDYVMRFLPGILSRFAQFYPLIQIEVHCESTRQLLQRTDLDLSIVTREPGNEIGQLLRKERFVWAEAQNFSAHEQTPLPLAMFNSDCFCRLWACNALDAMGREYRIAYNSTSLSALMAVVSAGLAITAQLESLITPDLRILGAAEDLPLLPEASIMLIRNLNNPSPITECLAEHIVEGFKL